The following coding sequences are from one Pseudomonadota bacterium window:
- a CDS encoding response regulator transcription factor, translated as MMKFLIADDHPLMRRGIRDLLREAFPDSDVGEAATGQEVEQLVRTGLWDLVLLDVSMPGGDGLETLVRVKRALPAVPVFVLSMHAEEQFAVRALKAGAAGYLTKDRAPEELVTAVKRVLAGGRYVTQSLAERLITEISGGAEAAPHERLSQQEYRVMCLIAAGNTVSEIAELMHLSVKTVSTYRVRILEKLRLRTSAELTYYCVKHGLVA; from the coding sequence ATGATGAAGTTTTTGATCGCCGATGACCATCCTTTGATGCGTCGCGGGATCCGCGACCTGCTCCGGGAGGCGTTCCCGGATTCAGATGTCGGGGAGGCCGCTACCGGCCAGGAGGTCGAACAGCTCGTGCGTACCGGGCTCTGGGATCTAGTGCTGCTCGACGTATCCATGCCGGGAGGTGACGGATTGGAAACACTGGTGCGGGTCAAGCGGGCGCTCCCGGCGGTCCCGGTGTTTGTGCTCAGCATGCACGCCGAGGAGCAGTTTGCGGTGCGCGCGCTCAAAGCCGGGGCCGCGGGCTATCTCACCAAGGATCGAGCTCCCGAGGAGTTGGTGACGGCGGTTAAGCGGGTTCTCGCGGGCGGCCGCTATGTCACGCAATCTTTGGCGGAACGGCTAATTACCGAGATCTCCGGTGGTGCCGAAGCAGCGCCCCACGAGCGCTTGTCGCAACAGGAGTACCGGGTGATGTGTCTGATCGCCGCCGGAAATACCGTAAGCGAGATCGCGGAACTGATGCATCTCAGCGTCAAGACCGTCAGCACTTACCGGGTGCGCATCCTGGAAAAACTGCGTCTACGGACCAGCGCCGAGTTAACTTATTACTGCGTGAAGCACGGCTTGGTCGCGTAG